The genomic DNA GAACGTCTCCGCCTCTGATGCGGATGCCGGGACCAACGCCCGCATCACGTACAGCTTCGGGAAAATGCCTGCCAAGGTGCTTCAGAAATTCGTGGTGGAAGAGGAAAGGGGGACGATCACACTGAAGGAAGCGTTGGACTTCGAGGACACGCGAGGCTACACGCTGTTGGTGGAGGCGAGGGACGGGGGCGGTCTGGTGGCGCACTGCGAAGTGGATGTGGAGGTGCTGGACGTGAATGACAACGCGCCTGAGGTGACACTGACGTCGGTGTCGAGCCCGGTGCCCGAGGACGCGCCGGCCGGCACGGTGGTGGCGCTGGTGAAAGTGCGGGACCGGGACTCCGGGGAGAACGGGGAGGTGTCTTGTGAGCTGTCGGGCGAGGCGCCGCTGTCGCTCGTAAAGTCATCTGGCGGCTCGTACAAAGTGGTGACGGCGAGCGTGCTGGACCGGGAGCAGGCGGCCGAGCACCGGGTGACGGTGGTGGCCAGGGACCGGGGCCGGCCGGCGCTGTCGAGCAGCACGGCGCTGGTGCTGGAGGTGTCGGACGTGAACGACAACGCGCCGGTGTTCGTGGAGGCCGCCTACAGCGCCTACGTGGCAGAGAACAACGCGGCGGGCGCGCCGATACTGAGCGTGCTCGCGCGGGACGCGGATGCGGGCGCCAACGGGCGCGTGAGCTACTGGCTGGCGGGCGGCAGCGCGGACGCGGCGGCGTACGTGTCGGTGGAGGCGCGGAGCGGCGCGCTGTACGCGCAGCGCTCCTTCGACTACGAGCAGTGCCGCGAGTTCGCCGTGGTCGTGCGGGCGCAGGACGGCGGGGAGCCGGCGCGGAGCTCGACGGCGACGGTGCACGTCTTCGTGCTGGACCGCAACGACAACGCGCCGCGGGTGCTCTGGCCGGCAACGGAAGTGGGAGACAGAGTGCCGGGAGGGCCGCCGGCGCTGGAGCCGTTCGAGGTGGTGCCGCGTTCGGCCGAGTCCGGGTACCTGGTGGCCAAGGTGGTGGCGGTGGACGCGGATGCGGGGCGCAACGCGTGGCTGTCGTACGAGCTGGTGCAGGCGGCGGAGCCGGCGCTGTTCCGCGTGGGGCTGCACAGCGGCGAGGTGCGCACAGCGCGGGCCGTGTCGGAGAGGGACGCGGCCAAGCAGCGGCTGGTGGCCGTGGTGAAGGACCACGGGCAGCCGGCGCTGTCGGCCACGGCCACGCTGCACGTGGTGCTGGCCGAGAGCTTGCAGGAGGCGCTGCCGGAACTGAGCGAGCGGGCGGCGGGCGCCGACTCGGCGGCGGAGCTGCAGTTCTACCTGGTGCTGGCGCTGGCGCTGCTGTCCGCGCTGTTCCTGCTGAGCGTGGCGCTGGCCGTGCTGGCGCGGCTGCGCCAGGCCGGGCCGCCCGCCGTCCTGCGCTGCCTGGGCGTGCAGCGCTTGTCCGTGGCCGGCGCCGCCTTCCCGGCCGACTTCTGCGAGGGCACTTTGCCCTACTCCTACAACCTGTGCGTGGCGCCGGGCCGCGCCGTGGCCGAGGCCGCTTggctgccgccgccgctgcccagCCTGCCCGCGGAGGAGCTTCTGGGCGGGGAGCCCAGCGGGAAGAGAAGCCCGAGCAGCAGCGCCGGCGCGGGAGAGCCGCCCCCCGACCCCGATGCCCCGCAGGTCTGTAGGCTCGAACTTTCTCGCGTTTCCCTTGAGCTTTTCTGAACCTTCTTCCCTGTTTTCGTGGGTTTTCCCGAGTGGTGAGCATGGGGAGTGCTGATCCGCCTCTCCCCTTTCTGTAGTGGGACTTCGTGTTTTTATCGTGCCGTTACTGTGTAACACGCTAAGCCTATGACCATCGTTGACAACAACATGAACTGTGAAGTGTGTGAGGAGACTGTTGGGGGTGCTGTATATGATAGccaggttttgttgttggcaTTCTAAAACTGGGTCTGAAGTTGTCTTATATTTGAATACCACCTTGCTTGTACTGGCCCCCTGAAAGTTCCTCAGTATGTTTCTTTATTGCATTTCCCTGTGAATGGGTTTGCTTGATTGCTGCGATTTCTGATCAtgtgtctgaaaaaaatctaGGTCTATGAGCCCgtgctctctctctctttcccgtGAACTTTCCTGTAACTTCGTCCATATTTCCCTGGGGTTTTCTTCATGCTGGAGGTAGTGGGCTGTTTGCTTTCGGTTTATCTGCTCTGGCGGTTGGTGTCAATCCGTGTTTCCGTGAAGGAACGACCTAATCCTATACCACTGCTTTTTTGGCAGCAGGTAGTGTGGACTGCTTCATCAGCTGTGCCTCAGATGGGCTCGATGGGGAGGTTCTTGCCATTCAACTTGTGCTGAACAAAATTGTAAAGGTGTGGTAAAGCTGTTTGAACTAAGGAGCTCTCGCTGATGCTGGTCTTccacaagttaaaaaaaaatccactcagAGCAGAAAGTTATTGAGCCTTCAGATTCAGCTGGGAAGTTTTGGCTCCACAACTCGTGCTTTATAAAATGGTATGCTCTAGTAGTGGAGGGCGTTAAAGACGGAACAGTATAACCCTGTTCCCTTCGGAGCACGCAGTAGGTGTTAGCACTTCTTGCTTCATTGGCAGTCGCACGTTCAGATTCAGCTGAGAGGTTTTGATTACGAAGTTTATGTCGTCTGAAATGCCAGTAATGGTAGTGGATCCTAACTCTACAATGAAATGCACTGATCTTACACAGTGGGGTCGGGAAAATGGGGTTGACGCTTGACTTTTCCTTCCTGACCTCTTTTTCCCGAAATTATGTACTTGGACCTTGTAGACTGCTGAACAAACACCCTTTTTATTGCTGCTTCGGTGTTGGACTCTCAAAAGAAAGTGCATGTGGCTCCGTTAAAGGAGAAGATACAGATTATTTCTTTGACGAGTACCCTCAGGTCTTTTGAAGGAAAGCCATTGTTAAATGGTAGCACTACTGAGGATgattaattgttttattttctctttgtatgTGTATCTCTGCCTGCTGATAATTAGTCTAGAATTAGTCCTAAGTGTAAGCATGGCCTGTAGTATAAGCTTACAACGAAATCTCTTGGAGAAGGGGGAGAGATGGAGTCTGATTTAGAGTAGCCTTTGATATGCAGCTGGAAAGTAATAAGTTCAAATCTGAAGGGCCGTCTCTAAGGAGGGCTCTTTTTGAAGGAGGATTTCACTGCTGCCTTGTGATGTTGGTCAAGATTTGGGAAATATGGTTGGTGATGGTCCAATATGAGGCTGTATTAGTCTGCAGAAAGGGcgagagaaaaataattcaaggaCGACTGCTACATAAAACTGTGCAACCCGTGGAGGATATTGTGCTTTCAAAATAATGGGATACACCTCGTAATATTCTACAAGACAGAAtaagaaaatttcttcctctaaATTATACTACCATTTAAAccctctccccgccccgccACCAACAAAACAGTTAAAGCCAACCTTTATTTTACCCGTGGTGTAAAAGTAACAGAGGTACAGGAATAATTTGCCTTCTCCCTGGTTGTGTATAgaggaacaaagaaaagctcGGGTGGAGAAAAGCCGACGCAGGAGATCACCGCTGGAGAGAAGCGATTTCTACGTGGAGACTGACCCGTGGCCGCGAGCTGCGGGTGGGTGGGACAggccgggcgggcggcgcgcGGCAGCGCTCAGTGCCTGCAGTGCCGGGAGGAGGCTGCGGGCGCCGCTGTTGACCGAGGAGGAGCGAGAGGAAGGCCGGAGAGGAAGGCCCCGCCCGCTGCGGCCCGGCTCGCTCGCTGGCTGTCTCGGCGGCCCGGCGGTCTGCGAGCATTCCCGCGGTGCGGAGCCGTGCTGCAGcgaggcggcggggccggcggcggcggctgggAGCGGCGAGACAGAGCCGGAACGGGCGGTAGCGGGAAGCTGCTGTTGTTGGTGCGGTGCCGGCGGGACGCGCCGGAGATGTGGGCGGCGGGGAGGTGCTGGGGACGGCGGGAGCGAGCCCTGCTGTGGGGCGTGCTGGTGGCGGCGTGGGGGGCGGCGTGGGGGCAGCTGCACTACTTGGTTCCCGAGGAGATGCCCAAAGGCTCGTTCGTGGGAGACGTGGCCAAggacctggggctgcagctgcctgggATCCGCGACCGCAGCGTCCGCATCCTGGACAAAGGTAGGACGCAATATTTCGCTCTGCACGGTAAGACGGGACATTTAGTGACGGCGGAGAGAATAGACAGAGAGCAGCTGTGCCGGCTGGTGGATAAATGCGTGCTGCGCTGTGAAGTAATAGTAGAGGGAGAAATGCAGGTTTACGGAATCGAAGTGGAAATCACGGACATTAACGACAACTCCCCCAGCTTCCGAGAGGCAGAAAAAGAACTGAGAATGAGCGAGACGACAGCCCCGGGCTCGCGGTTTCCTCTGGACCGCGCCCTTGACCTGGACTCAGGACCGAATTCTGTGCAGAGCTACGAGCTAAGCGGCGACGAGCACTTCTCGCTGGCCGTGCAGACGGGTCCCGGCGGGGATCAGCGTCCCGAGCTGGTGCTGACGAAGGCGCTGGACCGGGAGGAGGCGGCGTTTCACGAGCTGGTGCTGAGGGCGAGCGACGGCGGCGAGCCGGCGCGGACGGGCACGGCGCGGATCCGCGTGGCGGTGCTGGACGCCAACGACAACGCGCCCGTGTTCAGCCAGGCGGAGTACACGGTGCGTGTGCCGGAGGACGTGCCCGTGGGCTCCACCCTCGTCACCGTCACGGCCACAGACCCCGACGAAGGGCTCAACGGGCACGTGAAGTACTCCTTGAAGAAAATGTCGGAAATAGAAATTTTCCAGCTGGAGGGTGAAACGGGAGCGATCACATTGGTGCATAGCCTGGACTTCGAGGAAGGCGACTTGTATGAAATGGAGGTTCAGGCACATGACGGGGGAGAACTTTTTGACACGGCAAAAGTCGCGATCACCGTGACAGACGTCAACGACAACGCGCCTGAAATCACAGTGTCGTCTGTGCTGAGCGAGATCTCTGAAGACGCCCCGTCGGGGACCGTGGTGGCCCTTCTCCACGTGCAAGACCGCGACTCAGGAGGGAACGGCGAGGTGCGGTGTAGCATCGCCGAGAGCCTCCCCTTCCGTCTGGAGAAGTCGTTTGATAATTACTACCGCGTGGTAACGACTCGGGACCTGGACCGGGAGCATGTGTCGGAGTACAACCTCACTGTGCAGGCGGCGGACGGCGGGTCGCCGGCGCTGTGGAGCAGCGCGGTGCTGCGGCTGCGGGTGCTGGACGTGAACGACAACGCGCCGGTGTTCGCGGAGGCGCGCTACAGCGCCCGTGTGCCCGAGAACAACGCGGTGGGCGCGCTGGTGCTGAGGGTGCGGGCGTGGGACGCGGACTGGGGGCAGAACGCGCGCGTGCGGTACCGGCTGGGGGAGGGGCGTGTGCGGGGAGCGCCGCTGTCGTCGTACGTGTCGGTGGAGGCGGAGACGGGCGCGCTGTACGCGCTGCGCTCGTTCGACTACGAGGAGGTGCGCGAGGTGGGGCTGTGGGTTCGGGCGGAGGACGGCGGCGCGCCGGCGCTGAGCAGCAACGTGTCGGTGCGGCTGGTGATCGTGGACGAGAACGACAACGCGCCGCAGGTGCTGTACCCGCCGGCGGCGCCGCTTGCGGCGGGCGCGGGCTGGGCGGGTGTGGAGCTGGCGCCGCGCTCGGCGGAGCCCGGGGCGCTGGTGGCCAAGGTGGTGGCGGTGGACGCGGACGCGGGGCAGAACGCGTGGCTGTCGTACGAGCTGGCCAAGGCGACGGAGCCGGGGCTGTTCCGCGTGGGGCTGCACAGCGGCGAGGTGCGCACGGCGCGCTTCCCGCTGGCCCGCGACGCGGCGCGGCAGAGCCTCGTGGTGGTGGTGAAGGACCACGGGCGGCCGGCGCTGTCGGCCACGGCCACGCTGACGGTGGTGCTGGCCGAGAGCGTGGCCGAGCTGCTGACCGAGCTGGGCAGCGCGGCatcggcggcggcgccgggcgaGCCGGCCGGCAGCCTGACGCGCTGGCTGGTGCTGGCCGTGGCGGCCGTGTCCTGCCTCTTCCtcgccttcctgctgctgctgctggcgctgcGCCTGCGGCGCTGGCGCCGCTCGCAGCTGCTggcggcgggcagcggcgcCTTGCGCGGCGTGCCGGCCTCGCACTTCGTGGGCATCGACGGCGTCCGCGCCTTCCTGCACTCCTACTCGCACGAGGTGTCGCTCACGGCCGACTCGCGCAAGAGCCAGCTCCGCTTCTCGGGCGCTAGCTGCTGCGACACCCTTCCGGCCCGTCCGCCGCCCGACGAGCCCGCGCCGCTGCTCGGGGAGGACCCCGCCGCTCCCCCGGTGAGTTCCAGTGACCGCCCTTTTTTCGCGACgcttctctctgctgctgctctgccccttACCCCCCGAGTTCTGCTGCGTCTCGCCTAGGGAGGTTTTGCCTTCAGGGAAATCAAAACTTCGTTCGGcaatgtgctgtgttttggtggttttggctCCGGGGAGGTGAATGTGTGATCGTTGCTCAGAGTTTCCATTCGTGTGGGAGGCAGGAGAAGTGGGGCTGCTGTTGGCTTGAGTTTTGTTTGAgtaggattttggtttttttaatcacattgtCATTGTGTTACACATTTTATACTGACCCAGTCTACTGGAAGATCGACATGTCTTGACGTTTCTTCTCCGAATTGTAGTGAGAAGACAGTGTATCGTCTTCGTTGCATAGAGATGTAAAACTATTGATGTGAAACCCATGGCATGATCCTGACGCATGCAAAAGAGTAAGGATGTGGACAACAGCCCGTTTGAGGAAAAGTGTTTGCAAATCATCATGGTCAAAGTATATTACTACAGTTGTGAAGTCTGGATGACAGAGTCCTGCAGCTGTTCTTGACAGGACAGAAGTGAgacagtttgttttttctgtgttcattgGCCATGTGTAGTATCTTTCCACGTGAGTTTCTTTTTCCCAGGTCAGTTTGGCCTTTATACttcacatgtatttttttcGGCAATACACTGCATGCTTGTGGCCATTGCTTTGTGGAGGTGAATGTGGGATCATTGCTCAGGGTCACAGTTGATGTGGGAAGCAGGAGAAGTGGAGCTACTGCTGGCTTGAGTTTCATTAGTTTAGGGCATTCTGTTTTTATTACGTGGTTATGGTGTTACATGTTGTTGACTGACCCAGTTTTCTCATGGAGGATCCCTTCTTGTTTACTTTTATACTATCGATATTTCTTCTCTGAAGCATAGTGAAGAGACAACTCATCTTTGCATAGATGTAAATGATACGTATGTGAAAAGTTGGGAAGGTTTGGAAACAATAGTCGTGGGAGCtgttaaagggaaaaagagttctgctttgctgctttccCTGTTCAGTTCACATCTGAGCTTCTTCTTCTCAAGTCAGTTTAGCCTAAGACACGTTACTCCAGGTGTATTGGGAGCACTGTGTGTTTGCAGGTTGTCCTTATGTACTTTATTCATAGCTTAATTATGTACTTATTATAAATGTCATGTACAAATAGATTAATAATATACTAATTGTAATTGGTGGaaccaaattattattattcattcCCTGCTAAATACCTGGGTTATGTAACTTCACCAGGAGCCATAATCTGTAAGACTATTTTGTGATCCCTTCCTTTCTGCTGGTAGTAACTTCCTGTCTTGCTCACTGTAGTGATCTGAAGATGGGCCTTTGTCTCTGACAATGTGTGGAACATCCCATCTGCTACATTTGCTTGAGTGTCACCTATGTATCTTTCATGTTTACAGCTGTAAAGAGAAAGACTTCCATAGacctgtttctttaaaatgttactaGAAAAAAATGCCCTTGCTTGTCACATACATGTCAAATATCATCCATGGAAAGGAGAAGATTTCTGTGCAGCTTTCCATTAGGTGGAGTGCATGTGCAAATGATGAACACCATTTATAACCATGTGAGCTGTAAAATGTTTGAGGAGAGTTTTGGGAGTGCTGTGTGTGAGGAAG from Columba livia isolate bColLiv1 breed racing homer chromosome 14, bColLiv1.pat.W.v2, whole genome shotgun sequence includes the following:
- the LOC102091799 gene encoding protocadherin gamma-B5 isoform X12 — its product is MAGGQRQRRAGGRVLLPALLLGLCWRAAAERLRYTIPEELGRGSLVGPLSRDLGLSPADLPARKLRLSADKQYFTVSGENGNLYVSERLDREEMCGEAASCSVSFEALVQNPLNVFHVEVAIQDVNDNAPYFLQDNFQLEINEFTSPGARFALGKAEDADVGSNSLQGYELATNGYFAVEMKESPDGSKFAELVLRRALDREREPSLRLVLTALDGGDPPRSGTAQLCINVTDANDNAPVFTQDRYRASLREDAPLGSTVLNVSASDADAGTNARITYSFGKMPAKVLQKFVVEEERGTITLKEALDFEDTRGYTLLVEARDGGGLVAHCEVDVEVLDVNDNAPEVTLTSVSSPVPEDAPAGTVVALVKVRDRDSGENGEVSCELSGEAPLSLVKSSGGSYKVVTASVLDREQAAEHRVTVVARDRGRPALSSSTALVLEVSDVNDNAPVFVEAAYSAYVAENNAAGAPILSVLARDADAGANGRVSYWLAGGSADAAAYVSVEARSGALYAQRSFDYEQCREFAVVVRAQDGGEPARSSTATVHVFVLDRNDNAPRVLWPATEVGDRVPGGPPALEPFEVVPRSAESGYLVAKVVAVDADAGRNAWLSYELVQAAEPALFRVGLHSGEVRTARAVSERDAAKQRLVAVVKDHGQPALSATATLHVVLAESLQEALPELSERAAGADSAAELQFYLVLALALLSALFLLSVALAVLARLRQAGPPAVLRCLGVQRLSVAGAAFPADFCEGTLPYSYNLCVAPGRAVAEAAWLPPPLPSLPAEELLGGEPSGKRSPSSSAGAGEPPPDPDAPQQAQPNTDWRFSQTQRPGTSGSQNGEEGGAWPNNQFDTEMLQAMILASANEAADANSTLGGGTGTMGLSARYGPQFTLQHVPDYRQNVYIPGSTATLTNAAGKRDAKSAASSGGNKKKSGKKEKK
- the LOC102091799 gene encoding protocadherin gamma-A10 isoform X21; its protein translation is MWAAGRCWGRRERALLWGVLVAAWGAAWGQLHYLVPEEMPKGSFVGDVAKDLGLQLPGIRDRSVRILDKGRTQYFALHGKTGHLVTAERIDREQLCRLVDKCVLRCEVIVEGEMQVYGIEVEITDINDNSPSFREAEKELRMSETTAPGSRFPLDRALDLDSGPNSVQSYELSGDEHFSLAVQTGPGGDQRPELVLTKALDREEAAFHELVLRASDGGEPARTGTARIRVAVLDANDNAPVFSQAEYTVRVPEDVPVGSTLVTVTATDPDEGLNGHVKYSLKKMSEIEIFQLEGETGAITLVHSLDFEEGDLYEMEVQAHDGGELFDTAKVAITVTDVNDNAPEITVSSVLSEISEDAPSGTVVALLHVQDRDSGGNGEVRCSIAESLPFRLEKSFDNYYRVVTTRDLDREHVSEYNLTVQAADGGSPALWSSAVLRLRVLDVNDNAPVFAEARYSARVPENNAVGALVLRVRAWDADWGQNARVRYRLGEGRVRGAPLSSYVSVEAETGALYALRSFDYEEVREVGLWVRAEDGGAPALSSNVSVRLVIVDENDNAPQVLYPPAAPLAAGAGWAGVELAPRSAEPGALVAKVVAVDADAGQNAWLSYELAKATEPGLFRVGLHSGEVRTARFPLARDAARQSLVVVVKDHGRPALSATATLTVVLAESVAELLTELGSAASAAAPGEPAGSLTRWLVLAVAAVSCLFLAFLLLLLALRLRRWRRSQLLAAGSGALRGVPASHFVGIDGVRAFLHSYSHEVSLTADSRKSQLRFSGASCCDTLPARPPPDEPAPLLGEDPAAPPQAQPNTDWRFSQTQRPGTSGSQNGEEGGAWPNNQFDTEMLQAMILASANEAADANSTLGGGTGTMGLSARYGPQFTLQHVPDYRQNVYIPGSTATLTNAAGKRDAKSAASSGGNKKKSGKKEKK